A stretch of the Argentina anserina chromosome 6, drPotAnse1.1, whole genome shotgun sequence genome encodes the following:
- the LOC126798864 gene encoding cyclic nucleotide-gated ion channel 2 codes for MSSNFSLPRWTVFHRRQNSQTGGGPSDSDNSNNVVEDNPISISTSVVECYACTQVGVPVFHSTSCDGAHQPQWEASAGSSLVPIQSRSDLKKGLRRNPVGPFGEVLDPRTKRVQRWNRAFLLARGMALAIDPLFFYALSIGRGGTPCLYMDGGLAAIVTVLRTSVDAVHLCHLWLQFRLAYVSRESLVVGCGKLVWDARAIASHYVRSLKGFWFDAFVILPVPQAVFWLVLPKLIREEKIKVIMTILLVIFLFQFLPKVYHSICLMRRMAKVTGYIFGTIWWGFGLNLIAYFIASHVAGGCWYVLAIQRVASCLKQQCELRGTCNLSLSCSKEVCYQSLIPNSMEASPCGNNVTNVLRKPYSPYCLDVNGTFNYGIYQMALPIISSNSVPIKILYPIFWGLMTLSTFGNDLEPTSHWLEVIFSICIVLSGLLLFTLLIGNIQVFLHAVMAKKRKMQLRCRDMEWWMRRRQLPSGLRRRVRHYERHRWVTMGGEDEMDLVKDLPEGLRREIKRHLCIDLIKKVPLFHNLDDLILDNICDRVRPLVFSKDEKIIREGDPVPKMLFIVRGRIKRSQGLSKGMVGTNVLEPGGFLGDELLSWCLRRPFIDRLPASSATFACIESTEAFGLSASDLRYITDHFRYKFANERLKRTARYYSSNWRTWAAVNIQFAWRRYRLRTIGPVIPVETTEQNGGADRKLLKYAALFMSLRPHDHLE; via the exons ATGTCCTCCAACTTCTCCCTTCCAAG GTGGACGGTATTCCACCGCCGGCAGAACTCACAGACCGGCGGCGGCCCTAGCGATAGTGACAACAGCAACAACGTTGTGGAAGACAACCCCATCTCAATCTCGACCTCGGTGGTCGAATGTTACGCTTGCACTCAGGTCGGAGTTCCGGTCTTCCACTCGACCAGCTGCGATGGCGCCCACCAACCTCAATGGGAAGCCTCGGCGGGGTCTTCATTAGTCCCAATCCAATCCCGGAGCGACCTCAAGAAGGGCCTTCGCCGTAACCCTGTTGGACCATTCGGCGAGGTCCTCGACCCGCGCACGAAGCGCGTGCAGAGATGGAACCGCGCCTTCCTCCTCGCGCGTGGGATGGCCCTCGCCATCGACCCGCTCTTCTTCTACGCCCTCTCCATCGGCCGCGGTGGTACCCCTTGCCTTTACATGGACGGCGGCTTGGCGGCAATCGTGACGGTGCTCCGTACGTCCGTGGACGCCGTACACCTCTGCCACCTGTGGCTTCAGTTCAGGCTTGCTTACGTATCTAGGGAGTCGCTGGTGGTCGGCTGCGGCAAGCTCGTGTGGGATGCACGCGCGATCGCGTCGCATTATGTTCGGTCCTTGAAGGGCTTCTGGTTTGATGCCTTTGTTATTCTTCCGGTTCCTCAG GCTGTGTTTTGGCTTGTTCTTCCAAAACTGATCAGGGAAGAGAAGATCAAAGTGATAATGACAATTCTTCTAGTAATATTCTTATTCCAATTCCTCCCAAAAGTCTACCACAGCATCTGTTTGATGAGAAGAATGGCGAAGGTTACAGGGTACATTTTCGGCACCATTTGGTGGGGTTTTGGTCTCAACCTCATTGCCTACTTCATTGCCTCACAT GTTGCTGGGGGATGCTGGTATGTACTTGCGATACAGCGAGTGGCTTCCTGCCTAAAGCAACAGTGTGAATTGCGTGGGACTTGCAATCTCTCTTTGTCATGCTCAAAGGAAGTTTGTTACCAGTCTCTGATACCGAATTCCATGGAAGCAAGTCCTTGTGGTAATAACGTGACAAATGTgttgagaaagccttacagccCTTACTGCTTAGATGTTAATGGAACATTCAACTACGGTATCTATCAGatggctcttcctatcatatCTAGCAACTCCGTACCAATTAAGATCCTTTATCCCATCTTCTGGGGCCTAATGACTCTCAG CACCTTTGGCAATGATCTTGAACCGACAAGCCACTGGCTAGAAGTGATTTTCAGTATATGCATTGTGCTCAGTGGGTTATTGCTCTTCACTTTGCTTATTGGGAACATTCAG GTATTTCTGCACGCGGTGATGGCAAAGAAGAGGAAAATGCAGCTGAGGTGTAGAGATATGGAATGGTGGATGAGAAGAAGGCAGTTGCCATCAGGTCTGCGAAGAAGAGTTAGACATTATGAACGCCATAGATGGGTGACAATGGGGGGTGAAGACGAGATGGATTTGGTCAAAGACTTGCCTGAAGGTCTTCGAAGAGAAATTAAACGCCACTTATGCATAGACCTCATAAAGAAG GTACCTCTGTTCCACAACTTAGATGATCTTATTCTTGACAACATATGCGATCGTGTTAGGCCTCTGGTCTTCTCTAAAGATGAAAAG ATAATTAGAGAAGGAGATCCTGTGCCGAAGATGCTATTCATTGTGCGTGGACGCATAAAGCGCAGCCAAGGCCTAAGCAAAGGCATGGTGGGAACCAATGTGCTTGAACCGGGTGGGTTTCTAGGTGACGAGCTTCTCTCATGGTGCCTACGCCGGCCCTTCATAGATCGCCTTCCAGCATCATCCGCGACCTTTGCTTGCATTGAATCAACAGAAGCGTTTGGCCTCAGTGCAAGCGACCTCAGATACATTACAGACCACTTCCGGTACAAATTTGCAAACGAGAGGCTCAAGAGAACTGCAAGATACTACTCTTCCAATTGGAGAACATGGGCTGCTGTAAATATACAATTCGCTTGGCGCCGCTACAGGCTGAGGACTATAGGTCCTGTGATTCCCGTAGAGACCACCGAACAAAATGGAGGCGCCGATCGTAAGCTCTTGAAATATGCTGCATTATTCATGTCACTTAGGCCGCATGATCATCTTgagtaa
- the LOC126800072 gene encoding phosphatidylinositol 3,4,5-trisphosphate 3-phosphatase and protein-tyrosine-phosphatase PTEN1 — protein sequence MGTTLTKEQVVRVPVPVPGRLENLTLQHQLINCLSNSFYIRNLVSKQRRRMLVAGFDLDMSYISDRILAMSFPSERIRAMFRNPLWQVKSVLDMRHPEHYKIYNLCIEEHYDPSHFHGRVERYPFDDNHVPPLAMVKLFCESVQLWLNSDPENIAVIHCMAGKGRTGLMVCAYLVYCGMSAEEALQLYAHRRTTNNEGVSIPSQRRYVGYWESCLSFPSEVEDGPPKVKLPQMCSRELRRIRLYDTLNTDKIFFVVSELQEIPGQMYRPSIEVSRSSCKQIKKGYQRTSSPRYYLSFIEGDEDDKKPDADKPRVVVQMDTESSILYQKACLEYYFDNPVQVTGDVRVIFYQKMNGGRLFYACFNTAFIKNSLLQLTVRDLDKIGKKGRSICGPKFCLELLFGPANAKHSPSTPRDNRDVL from the exons ATGGGAACGACCTTAACAAAGGAACAAGTGGTGAGGGTGCCGGTGCCGGTGCCGGGAAGGCTTGAAAACCTAACCTTACAACACCAATTGATCAATTGCCTAAGTAACAGCTTTTACATCCGTAACTTGGTGTCCAAGCAACGCAGGCGAATGCTTGTTGCTGGCTTCGATCTTGACATGTCTTACATTTCCGACCGCATATTGGCAATGTCCTTCCCTTCGGAGCGAATACGTGCAATGTTTCGGAATCCTCTCTGGCAGGTCAAGTCTGTGCTTGATATGAGGCATCCAGAACATTACAAG ATCTATAACCTCTGCATTGAAGAGCATTATGATCCGTCTCATTTCCATGGCCGTGTGGAGAGGTATCCTTTTGATGATAACCATGTTCCACCTCTTGCAATGGTCAAGCTTTTCTGCGAGAGTGTGCAATTATGGCTCAATAGTGACCCAGAAAACATTGCTGTTATACACTGTATG GCAGGCAAAGGCCGAACCGGCTTAATGGTATGCGCGTATCTAGTCTACTGTGGGATGTCAGCAGAGGAAGCACTTCAACTCTATGCTCATAGACGGACTACCAACAATGAAGGA GTCTCGATACCAAGCCAACGTCGTTATGTAGGGTATTGGGAAAGTTGTCTCTCTTTCCCTTCGGAAGTTGAGGATGGACCTCCTAAAGTCAAATTACCTCAGATGTGTAGCAGAGAACTACGAAGAATCAGATTATATGACACACTTAACACTGATAAGATCTTTTTTGTGGTCTCTGAGTTGCAAGAG ATTCCTGGTCAGATGTATCGTCCATCAATAGAAGTTTCCAGGAGTTCTTGCAAACAAATCAAGAAAGGGTATCAGAGAACTAGCAGTCCACGCTATTATCTCTCTTTCATAGAAGGTGATGAAGATGACAAGAAACCAGATGCAGACAAACCTCGTGTTGTTGTTCAAATGGATACAGAAAGTTCCATACTATACCAGAAGGCATGTCTTGAATATTACTTTGACAATCCTGTGCAG GTAACCGGAGATGTGCGTGTCATATTCTATCAAAAAATGAACGGAGGGCGTCTCTTCTACGCTTGCTTCAACACTGCATTCATCAAGAACAGTTTGCTACAG CTCACAGTTCGGGATTTGGATAAAATTGGGAAGAAAGGAAGATCAATATGTGGCCCTAAATTCTGCTTGGAGTTGCTATTTGGTCCTGCCAATGCAAAACACTCACCCTCAACTCCACGCGACAATCGTGATGTGCTGTGA